The Nocardioides marmorisolisilvae genomic interval GTCGACTACGGAACCTCGAGTGGGGCCGGCCAGTCGGTCGAGATCGACGTCGTGGGCGGCGGGAACCAGATCGACCAGAACTATGACTACGGCGGGGTCGGATGGACCACGCCCTACGGCCTCGAGGACGGCCAGTGGCACCTGATCGACTGGGTCGACGACGGCGCCGGTCACGACACCGTCTACGTCGACGGTGACAGCCTCGGCACCAAGAGCGACGGCGGAACGAACACCAACCTCGCCGGCGACGATGGACTCAGGATCGGCAACGGCTTCGACACCCATGGGGCGGCCGAGGTGGACGAGGTGGCCATCTATCCGACGGCACTGTCCGAGGCTCGGGTGCGCGCGCACCTCGCCGCCAGCGTCCAGGGCCCGAACCCGCCGACCGGCCTCACCGCGGAGAGCGGCACGAACCTAGTGACGGCCTCCTGGACCACATCGGCGGTCGACGCAACCCATGCTGCCCCGCCGTCCTACCACGTGCGGGTGACCGACGACCACGGCAAGGTCGTCGCCGACACCACCCGCTCCCGCGGGGCCCTGTGCCAGGACGGCAGCTGCACGCTCGCGCTGGACACGATTCCCGCCGGTGAGTACGTCGTCTCCGTGGCCGGGCGCGACTCCCAGTGGCAGGGCCCGGCAACCTCGGCCGCGACCGGCACCGTCTCGGGTGCGACCGACGAGGACCGCTACGCCGCCTCGGTGCTCGCCGACGGTCCGAGCGTCTACTACAGGCTCGACGAGCAGTCCGGCGCCACCCGTGTGCAGGACATCTCCGGCAACGAGGTCGACGGGCACTACGCGTCCGCGGGGACGCTCGCCCAACCCGGTGCGCTCCCGAACGACGGGGACCAGGCGGTGCACGCCGACGGCTCGGGACCGGCGCTCACCGCGAACGACGCCGCGCTGCCGATGGCAAGGACCGCGCGCACGGTCGAGGGGTGGGTCCGGCTGCCCGAGGATGGCACCGGCAACGCCGTGATCGTCGACTACGGCACCTCTGCGGGCTCGGGCCAGACGGTCGAGATCGGCGTGGTCTCCCACGGCAACGTCATCAACCAGAACTGGGACTACGGCGGCCTCAACTGGTCCACGCCGTACAGTCTCGAGGACGGCCAGTGGCACCTGGTCGACTGGGTCGACGACGGCGCCGGGCACGACACGGTCTACCTCGACGGTGTCAGCCTCGGCACCAAGGCCGACACGGGCACGAACACGCAGCCTGCGGGGATACGCGGTCTGCGGATCGGCGACGGCTTCGACACCCACGGCCCCGCCGATCTCGACGAGGTGGCGATCTATCCCACGGCGCTGTCCGCCACGCGCGTCCGGGCACACCTGGCGGCGAGCGTCCAGGGTCCGAACGCGCCGACCGATCTCGACGTCCAGGGCGGCGTGAACCGGGTGTCCGCGTCGTGGACCGCGTCTGCCGTCGACCCGACCCACGTCGCGCCCACGTCGTACCGGATGGTCGTGCATGGCCCGGACGGCGTCGCCGCGGACACCACGAGGTCTGCCGGTGACCTGTGTGCGGGGTCCTCGTGCACGCTGACCGTGCGGTCGTTGGCTGCTGGCTCGTACACGGTCACGGTCGCCGGTCGCTACGACGATCGCCAGGGTCCGGGGACCAGCGGCGACGTGGACGTCACCGGCGCCGACGACTCCTCGGCCTACGCCCACGCCGTGTTGCGCGACGGGCCTTCGGTCTACTACCGGCTGGACGAGCCCGCGGGGAGCGCCGTCGCCCAGGACAGCGCGGGCGACGACGACGCGCGCTACCAGTCGCCGGCACAGCTGGGTGTGGCGGCTCCGGCGTCGTTCCAGGGCGACACGGCGGCGGCCACCGACGGCTCCGGGCCGATCGCCACCGCGTCCGACCTCGACCTCCCAGGGGGCAGCACGGCGCGGACCGTGGAGGGCTGGGTCCGGCTGCCTGATGGCGGCACCGGGAACGCCGTGATCGTCGACTACGGCACGTCCGACGGAGGGGGACGGACGGTCGAGCTCGACGTCGTCGCCGACGGCAACCAGATCGACCAGAACTGGGACTATGGCGGGGTCGGCTGGACGACCCCCTACAACCTCGAGGACGGTCAGTGGCACCTGGTCGACTGGGTCGACGACGGTGCCGGGTACGACACGGTCTACCTCGACGGTGTCAGCCTGGGCACGCAGGGCGACAGCGGGACCAACACCCAGCTGGCGGGTATCCGCGGTCTGCGGATCGGCGAGGGATTCGACACCCGCGGCCCCGCCGCTCTCGACGAGGTCGCCATCTACCCGACGGCGCTCTCCGGCGACCAGGTCGCACGCCACTACGCGGTCGGCACCCAGACGATCACGACCAGCCACGACCAGACGATCACGTTCACCGCGCCCACCGGCCTGGCGTACGGCGCGGCGAAGACCGCACTCGACGCGACCGCGTCCTCCGGACTTCCCGTGACCTATGCCAGCAACACGCCCGAGGTGTGCGACGTGGACACCGACGGGAACGTGCTGGTGCTCGCCGCCGGGCCGTGCTCGATCACCGCCTCCCAAGACGGTGACACCGACTACGACGCCGCGCCCTCGGTCACCCGGGCCTTCGACATCGCCCAGGCCCCGCTGACGATCACCGCCTCGGACGAGTCCATGACGGCCGGCGACACACCACCGACCCCGACGGCGTCGTACGACGGCTTCGTGAACGGTGACAGCGCCGACTCGCTCACCACGAAGCCGACCTGCGTCAGCGACCTGGACCAGGAGAAGACGTCGTGCTCGGGTGCAACCGACTCGAACTACGACATCGGTTACGTCGACGGCACCCTGACGGTCAACCCCGCGGCGAAGCAGGACCAGACGATCACGTTCCCCAACCCTCCCAACGTGATGTACGGCGGTGTGGAGGATCTCCACGCCACCGCATCGTCGAAGCTGTTGGTGAGCTACGCCTCCGATGACCACACGGTCTGCACGGTCGACGACCAGGGCCACCTGACCGCGACCGGTGCCGGGACCTGCGTCGTCACCGCCAGCCAGGCGGGCGATGCGGACTACAACGCCGCTCCCTCCGTGGAGCAGTCCGTCCACGTCGACCGGACGGCGCTCACGATCAGTGCATCGGACGCCACCATGACCGCAGGCGGACCGCTGCCGACGGTCACGCCGACGTACTCCGGGTTCGTCGCGCACGAGACGGCTGCCTCGCTCACCAAGCAGCCGACCTGCGTCG includes:
- a CDS encoding LamG-like jellyroll fold domain-containing protein, with the translated sequence MARPTRSHVRLITAGFLSAAMAAALVACWSGTPADAQAAPLGADPAPFTSITVHTSPSYGGADATYTIGFTTPSDGVLGGFSMHAPDGTTLPSDASDYTITDGTTSYAVEQAAVGSSGSTENILVQTGHYLPASTTLTMTIDHVTNPAGCDCVLYLNADNGSGDVASPHYTILGGYPAAVLSDHPARYYRLGEAAGATIAKDLSDSDTDGTYQPAATLGTTGALPTDDDTAAATDGTGPVTTASDTGLPSGKSARTVEGWIRMPDGGTGNAVLVDYGTSSGAGQSVEIDVVGGGNQIDQNYDYGGVGWTTPYGLEDGQWHLIDWVDDGAGHDTVYVDGDSLGTKSDGGTNTNLAGDDGLRIGNGFDTHGAAEVDEVAIYPTALSEARVRAHLAASVQGPNPPTGLTAESGTNLVTASWTTSAVDATHAAPPSYHVRVTDDHGKVVADTTRSRGALCQDGSCTLALDTIPAGEYVVSVAGRDSQWQGPATSAATGTVSGATDEDRYAASVLADGPSVYYRLDEQSGATRVQDISGNEVDGHYASAGTLAQPGALPNDGDQAVHADGSGPALTANDAALPMARTARTVEGWVRLPEDGTGNAVIVDYGTSAGSGQTVEIGVVSHGNVINQNWDYGGLNWSTPYSLEDGQWHLVDWVDDGAGHDTVYLDGVSLGTKADTGTNTQPAGIRGLRIGDGFDTHGPADLDEVAIYPTALSATRVRAHLAASVQGPNAPTDLDVQGGVNRVSASWTASAVDPTHVAPTSYRMVVHGPDGVAADTTRSAGDLCAGSSCTLTVRSLAAGSYTVTVAGRYDDRQGPGTSGDVDVTGADDSSAYAHAVLRDGPSVYYRLDEPAGSAVAQDSAGDDDARYQSPAQLGVAAPASFQGDTAAATDGSGPIATASDLDLPGGSTARTVEGWVRLPDGGTGNAVIVDYGTSDGGGRTVELDVVADGNQIDQNWDYGGVGWTTPYNLEDGQWHLVDWVDDGAGYDTVYLDGVSLGTQGDSGTNTQLAGIRGLRIGEGFDTRGPAALDEVAIYPTALSGDQVARHYAVGTQTITTSHDQTITFTAPTGLAYGAAKTALDATASSGLPVTYASNTPEVCDVDTDGNVLVLAAGPCSITASQDGDTDYDAAPSVTRAFDIAQAPLTITASDESMTAGDTPPTPTASYDGFVNGDSADSLTTKPTCVSDLDQEKTSCSGATDSNYDIGYVDGTLTVNPAAKQDQTITFPNPPNVMYGGVEDLHATASSKLLVSYASDDHTVCTVDDQGHLTATGAGTCVVTASQAGDADYNAAPSVEQSVHVDRTALTISASDATMTAGGPLPTVTPTYSGFVAHETAASLTKQPTCVAVPTEKKTRCSGAEDPNYDIGYVDGTLTIRAKQAQTITIHNLPTLTYSRSRIAVQVTSTSGLRPALSAGPLARCSIGGSHTLLIHGAGRCRITATQAGNDDYSAATRTMTVTIRRVSLEVDAPNELLVSGLSATPTIAPTYDGFVRGDDVTALSHPARCSIVHVTVRKHHHKKRARVTRCRHLRSANYVAKYVDGHVGTASLDYAFYNASQVYWQSGKPTRLNLRVVHARHTPRARVEVEPNAGKSYGLPPGMHYVKRHHSISRLVGSPTSPGTYFVWLRAYSSKKAYLADQVIRIDVY